The following are encoded in a window of Variovorax paradoxus genomic DNA:
- the smpB gene encoding SsrA-binding protein SmpB, with product MATKKQDTSSRIADNKKAAYNYFFEERFEAGMVLEGWEVKSLREGKVQLTDGYVVIRDGELFVVGLQINPLKSASTHVNPDSIRTKKLLLHKEEIKRLVGKVEQKGYTLVPLNLHWKAGKVKCDIALAKGKAEHDKRDTIKDREGKREVERAMKSRNR from the coding sequence ATGGCCACCAAGAAACAAGACACCTCCTCCCGCATCGCCGACAACAAGAAGGCCGCCTACAACTATTTCTTCGAAGAACGCTTCGAGGCCGGCATGGTCCTCGAGGGTTGGGAAGTCAAATCGCTTCGCGAAGGCAAGGTGCAGCTGACCGACGGCTACGTGGTGATCCGCGACGGCGAGCTGTTCGTTGTGGGCCTGCAGATCAACCCGCTCAAGAGCGCCTCGACGCACGTCAATCCTGACTCGATCCGCACCAAGAAGTTGCTGCTGCACAAGGAAGAGATCAAGCGCCTCGTCGGCAAGGTCGAACAAAAGGGCTACACGCTGGTGCCGCTCAATTTGCACTGGAAGGCCGGCAAGGTGAAGTGCGACATCGCGCTGGCCAAGGGCAAGGCCGAGCACGACAAGCGCGACACCATCAAGGACCGCGAAGGCAAGCGCGAAGTCGAGCGCGCCATGAAGAGCCGCAACCGCTGA
- a CDS encoding type II toxin-antitoxin system Phd/YefM family antitoxin, with product MQSIGIAEAKNNFSALIDSVEKGEEVRITRHGKEVVRMLPVRRKPVITDEQIARELGQIDALHATIQPGPTTRELLNQGRQP from the coding sequence ATGCAATCCATCGGTATCGCTGAAGCCAAGAACAACTTCTCGGCCCTGATCGACTCGGTCGAAAAGGGCGAAGAGGTTCGCATTACCCGCCACGGCAAGGAAGTCGTGCGCATGCTGCCGGTGCGCCGCAAGCCCGTCATCACCGACGAGCAGATCGCCCGCGAGCTCGGGCAGATCGACGCGCTGCACGCCACCATCCAGCCCGGCCCCACGACCCGCGAGCTCCTGAACCAAGGACGCCAGCCATGA
- a CDS encoding DMT family transporter, with protein sequence MRLTHGAAVGLMAVVTLMWGTAGVVTRHLAQAHSFEITFWRSFFTMLALLVILPLWRGRAVFSQLRRGGQSLWISGVCWAVMFTAFMVALTLTSTASVLVTMSLGPLFTALAARLFIGHKLPARTWAAIVVAGLGIGWMYGTQLLGGGGGSLAGTLVALCVPLAGATQWTVVQHAHAKGQEVDLVPAVLIGATISALVTLPLAWPFRAGLHDLGLLAFLGVFQLAIPCVLSVLCAQVLKAPEVALLALLEVIFGIALAWLGAGETPAASVLTGGVLVIGALVFNELLALRGRRTTLADSALPGAH encoded by the coding sequence ATGCGCCTGACGCACGGCGCCGCAGTCGGGCTGATGGCCGTCGTGACCCTCATGTGGGGCACGGCGGGCGTCGTCACACGGCACCTCGCGCAGGCCCACAGTTTCGAGATCACCTTCTGGCGCAGCTTCTTCACGATGCTGGCGCTGCTGGTGATCTTGCCGCTTTGGCGGGGGCGCGCGGTGTTCTCGCAGCTTCGCCGAGGCGGGCAGTCGCTCTGGATCTCGGGCGTCTGCTGGGCCGTGATGTTCACGGCCTTCATGGTGGCGCTGACCCTCACCTCCACCGCGAGCGTGCTGGTCACGATGTCGCTCGGGCCGCTCTTCACCGCGCTCGCTGCGCGTCTCTTCATCGGGCACAAGCTGCCCGCACGCACCTGGGCAGCCATCGTGGTCGCCGGGCTGGGCATCGGCTGGATGTACGGCACGCAGCTGCTGGGCGGTGGCGGCGGGTCGCTCGCCGGCACGCTGGTGGCGCTGTGCGTGCCGCTGGCGGGCGCGACGCAATGGACCGTGGTCCAGCATGCGCACGCCAAGGGGCAGGAGGTCGACCTCGTGCCCGCGGTGCTGATTGGCGCCACCATTTCCGCGCTCGTCACTTTGCCGCTGGCCTGGCCGTTCCGCGCCGGCCTGCATGACCTGGGGCTGCTGGCCTTCCTCGGTGTCTTTCAGCTGGCGATTCCCTGCGTGCTCTCGGTGCTGTGCGCGCAGGTTCTCAAGGCGCCCGAGGTGGCGCTGCTGGCATTGCTCGAGGTGATCTTCGGCATCGCATTGGCCTGGCTCGGCGCGGGCGAAACGCCCGCGGCCAGCGTGCTGACGGGCGGCGTGCTGGTGATCGGGGCGCTGGTGTTCAACGAGCTGCTCGCGCTGCGCGGGCGCCGCACCACACTGGCGGACAGCGCGCTGCCGGGCGCGCACTGA
- the rbfA gene encoding 30S ribosome-binding factor RbfA: protein MPKRKAAAPNRAFKVADQIQRDLTELIARELKDPRVGMVTIQAVEVTPDYAHAKIFFSLLTGDVAETTEALNQAAGFLRNGLFKRLHIHTVPTLHFLFDRTTERAADMNALIAQAVASRSKDE, encoded by the coding sequence ATGCCCAAAAGAAAAGCAGCCGCACCCAACCGTGCCTTCAAGGTCGCCGATCAGATCCAGCGCGATCTGACGGAACTGATCGCGCGCGAGTTGAAGGACCCGCGCGTGGGCATGGTCACGATCCAGGCGGTCGAGGTCACGCCCGACTATGCGCATGCGAAGATCTTCTTCAGCCTGCTCACAGGCGATGTGGCCGAGACCACGGAAGCGCTGAACCAGGCCGCAGGCTTCCTGCGCAACGGCCTGTTCAAGCGCCTGCACATCCACACCGTGCCGACGCTGCACTTCCTGTTCGACCGCACCACCGAGCGCGCGGCCGACATGAATGCGCTCATCGCACAGGCCGTTGCTTCGCGCTCGAAAGACGAATAG
- a CDS encoding anti-sigma factor family protein, whose product MNRPTLPPTDDELHAWVDGQLPPERREVVEDAIARDPAVAARVAAWHAQRDALRRLHGGLLDEPAPAPLMGVLERRRAETGRSAPWLRWGGMAAGLLIAFTAGWLGNAQWSGAPRASGATLARAPAVREFVRDASVAHVVYTPEKRHPVEVAAAEQQHLVQWLSKRLDHPLKVPDLSPLGYTLVGGRLLPGETGARAQLMFEDAAGERITLYIGTLEAQAADAAASRETAFRFASDGAVPSFYWIDRGFGYAVAGRLPRDALLRLATLAYRELS is encoded by the coding sequence ATGAACCGCCCCACCCTGCCCCCTACCGACGACGAGCTGCACGCCTGGGTCGACGGCCAGCTGCCGCCGGAACGCCGTGAAGTGGTCGAGGATGCCATCGCGCGCGATCCGGCCGTGGCGGCCCGCGTGGCAGCCTGGCATGCCCAGCGGGACGCCTTGCGCCGCCTGCATGGCGGTCTGCTCGATGAGCCCGCGCCTGCGCCGCTGATGGGCGTGCTCGAACGGCGTCGTGCCGAGACCGGTCGCTCTGCCCCCTGGCTGCGCTGGGGCGGCATGGCCGCCGGCCTGCTCATCGCCTTCACCGCGGGCTGGCTCGGCAATGCCCAATGGTCGGGCGCGCCGCGCGCCTCTGGCGCGACCTTGGCCCGCGCACCGGCCGTGCGCGAATTCGTCCGCGACGCCTCGGTGGCCCACGTCGTCTACACGCCCGAAAAACGGCACCCCGTCGAAGTGGCCGCCGCCGAGCAGCAGCACCTCGTGCAGTGGCTGTCCAAGCGCCTCGACCATCCGCTCAAGGTGCCCGACCTGTCCCCGCTCGGCTACACGCTGGTCGGCGGGCGCCTGCTGCCCGGCGAAACGGGCGCGCGCGCCCAGCTCATGTTCGAGGATGCGGCGGGCGAACGCATCACGCTCTACATCGGCACGCTCGAGGCGCAGGCCGCGGACGCCGCAGCCTCGCGCGAAACCGCCTTCCGCTTCGCCTCGGACGGCGCCGTGCCGAGCTTTTACTGGATCGACCGGGGGTTCGGCTACGCCGTGGCCGGTCGCCTGCCGCGCGATGCGCTGTTGAGACTCGCGACCCTGGCCTACCGCGAGTTATCGTAG
- the truB gene encoding tRNA pseudouridine(55) synthase TruB gives MNAPRTRVQRRPVHGVLLLDKPLGFSSNQALQKAKWLLRAEKAGHTGTLDPLATGVLPLCFGAATKFSQLHLDADKTYEAIARLGVKTSTGDAEGEVIAERPVQVSPEDLARVEAQFTGPIRQVPPMHSALKKDGKALYEYAREGIEIERAPRDVVIYKLALTRLDDTSIRIVASVSKGTYIRTLGEDIGEALGCGVHLSFLRRTATGGFGEAQCVTIEALEAMTEDERLARLLPAEALVEGHSRVTLAAEDAARFLSGLRRRGGWADAEAVAVFGTDPQAFLGTAHVSAGELIPGRLLNPIEIQQILLNAPQTEATP, from the coding sequence ATGAACGCGCCACGCACACGGGTGCAGCGGCGCCCTGTGCATGGGGTGTTGCTGCTCGACAAGCCGCTGGGTTTTTCCAGCAACCAGGCCTTGCAAAAGGCCAAGTGGTTGCTGCGCGCCGAAAAAGCGGGCCACACCGGCACGCTCGATCCGCTCGCCACAGGCGTGCTGCCGCTTTGTTTCGGCGCCGCCACCAAATTCAGTCAACTCCACCTCGACGCCGACAAGACGTACGAGGCGATTGCGCGCCTGGGCGTCAAGACGTCCACCGGTGACGCCGAAGGCGAGGTGATCGCCGAACGCCCGGTGCAGGTGTCGCCAGAAGACCTGGCCCGCGTCGAGGCCCAATTCACCGGCCCGATCCGTCAGGTGCCGCCGATGCACAGTGCGCTCAAGAAAGACGGCAAGGCGCTGTACGAGTACGCACGCGAAGGCATCGAGATCGAGCGCGCGCCGCGCGATGTCGTCATCTACAAGCTCGCGCTGACGCGGCTGGACGACACAAGCATCCGCATTGTTGCGAGCGTGAGCAAGGGCACCTACATTCGCACCCTGGGCGAGGACATCGGCGAGGCATTGGGCTGCGGCGTGCACCTGAGCTTCCTGCGCCGCACGGCCACCGGCGGTTTCGGCGAGGCGCAGTGCGTCACGATCGAGGCGCTCGAGGCCATGACCGAAGACGAGCGCCTGGCACGCCTGTTGCCTGCCGAAGCGCTGGTCGAGGGCCACAGCCGCGTCACGCTCGCCGCCGAAGATGCGGCACGTTTTCTTTCGGGCCTGCGCCGCCGCGGCGGCTGGGCCGATGCCGAAGCGGTGGCCGTGTTCGGCACCGACCCGCAGGCGTTCCTGGGCACCGCCCATGTGAGCGCCGGCGAACTGATCCCGGGGCGCTTGCTGAACCCCATCGAAATTCAGCAAATTCTTTTGAACGCACCACAGACCGAAGCGACACCATGA
- a CDS encoding type II toxin-antitoxin system VapC family toxin, with protein MTAFVMDASVTAAWLLPDQASEHTRRLYAAIRRDEVEPQAPNAWQWECANILANGVRSGRIPASAVEGLWSVLDAIRHRVELHDLAPAQHKAVLAVAIDAGVSLYDAGYLWLAKSLNLPLATFDEHLIQAAPQAGVKLFDISTL; from the coding sequence ATGACCGCTTTCGTCATGGACGCCTCGGTCACCGCCGCCTGGCTGCTGCCCGACCAGGCCAGCGAACACACCCGCAGGCTCTACGCCGCCATCCGCCGCGACGAGGTCGAGCCGCAGGCGCCCAATGCCTGGCAATGGGAGTGCGCCAACATCCTCGCCAACGGCGTGCGCAGCGGCCGCATCCCGGCGTCGGCCGTCGAAGGCCTGTGGAGCGTGCTCGACGCCATCCGCCATCGCGTGGAGCTGCACGACCTCGCGCCGGCCCAGCACAAGGCCGTGCTCGCCGTCGCCATCGACGCGGGCGTCTCGCTCTACGATGCGGGCTATCTCTGGCTCGCCAAGTCGCTCAATCTTCCGCTCGCCACCTTCGACGAGCACCTCATCCAGGCGGCGCCGCAAGCGGGCGTCAAGCTGTTCGACATTTCAACGCTCTGA
- a CDS encoding RnfH family protein, protein MADSRIEVTLSCSPAAREVFEQVLQLAPGTAVSEAVKASDLMQRFPDLDWRHTMTPGVWGRAVTWDQPLKDGDRIELCRPLTVDPKVARRERFQRQGARGTGLFANKRKGGKDGY, encoded by the coding sequence ATGGCCGACAGCCGCATCGAGGTCACGCTGAGCTGTTCGCCGGCGGCGCGCGAGGTGTTCGAGCAGGTCCTGCAGCTCGCGCCCGGCACCGCGGTGAGCGAGGCGGTGAAGGCCAGCGACCTCATGCAACGCTTTCCCGATCTGGACTGGCGACACACCATGACGCCCGGTGTCTGGGGCCGCGCGGTAACGTGGGATCAGCCGCTGAAGGACGGTGACCGCATCGAGCTGTGCCGTCCGCTCACGGTCGATCCGAAGGTGGCGCGGCGTGAACGCTTTCAGCGGCAGGGTGCGCGTGGCACAGGGCTGTTCGCGAACAAGCGCAAGGGCGGCAAGGACGGCTATTGA
- a CDS encoding type II toxin-antitoxin system RatA family toxin, whose amino-acid sequence MKTVHKSVLIWYSAEEMYALVTDVAKYPQFLPWCDKSRVIEQDEGGMTAEVGLAFAGLHQSFTTRNTHIPGREVQLKLVDGPFSNLDGTWKFHPVGEQGERACRVELQMSYGFSNFALQALVGPVFDTIASSLVEAFVKRAEQVYGEG is encoded by the coding sequence ATGAAAACAGTCCACAAGTCCGTCCTCATCTGGTACAGCGCCGAAGAAATGTACGCGCTCGTCACCGATGTGGCGAAGTACCCGCAGTTTTTGCCCTGGTGCGACAAGTCGCGCGTCATCGAGCAGGACGAAGGCGGCATGACCGCCGAAGTCGGCCTGGCCTTTGCCGGGCTGCACCAGAGTTTCACCACCCGCAACACCCACATCCCCGGCCGTGAAGTCCAGCTGAAGCTGGTTGACGGACCGTTCTCCAACCTTGACGGCACCTGGAAATTCCATCCCGTCGGCGAGCAGGGCGAACGCGCCTGCCGTGTCGAGCTGCAGATGAGCTACGGCTTCAGCAACTTCGCATTGCAGGCCCTGGTGGGGCCGGTGTTCGACACCATTGCGTCGAGCCTGGTCGAAGCCTTCGTCAAGCGCGCCGAACAGGTCTACGGCGAAGGCTGA
- a CDS encoding DUF4124 domain-containing protein produces MNFLHWLVLGCACALPLSASAQWQWVDNSGKKVFSDQPPPTDIPEKNILRRAGPSPSARAPAPVTPAPEGSSDAAAAPKAAAPKPTGVDKDLEEKTKKAEAEQKAKEAAETAKVAKAKAESCARAREGKATIDSGIRLAKVNAKGEREIMDDAARAAEQKRVQSVIDSDCK; encoded by the coding sequence ATGAATTTCCTGCATTGGCTGGTATTGGGTTGCGCGTGCGCGCTGCCGCTCTCGGCGAGCGCGCAATGGCAATGGGTCGACAACAGCGGCAAGAAGGTCTTCAGCGACCAGCCGCCGCCCACCGACATCCCCGAGAAAAACATCCTGCGCCGCGCCGGCCCTTCGCCGTCGGCCCGGGCGCCCGCTCCGGTCACGCCGGCGCCTGAGGGAAGCAGCGACGCAGCCGCGGCCCCCAAGGCCGCAGCGCCCAAGCCCACGGGCGTGGACAAGGATCTCGAAGAAAAGACCAAGAAGGCCGAAGCCGAGCAGAAGGCCAAGGAAGCCGCCGAAACGGCAAAGGTCGCCAAGGCCAAGGCCGAGAGCTGTGCCCGCGCACGCGAGGGCAAGGCCACGATCGACAGTGGCATCCGCCTTGCCAAGGTCAACGCCAAGGGCGAGCGCGAAATCATGGACGACGCTGCGCGCGCAGCCGAGCAGAAGCGGGTTCAGTCGGTCATCGACAGCGACTGCAAGTAA
- a CDS encoding ATP-binding protein, giving the protein MKLLSASILAAALLAGCGGMSTKTAGAPDTPTRTADGVLVGPNGMTLYTFARDTANAGTSACNGQCATNWPPLGVADAAKPMGGYTIVVREDGKKQWAYKGWPLYYWAKDTKAGDKTGDGVANGAWKVARP; this is encoded by the coding sequence ATGAAATTGCTCAGCGCCTCGATCCTCGCAGCGGCCCTGCTCGCCGGCTGCGGTGGCATGTCCACCAAGACCGCTGGAGCGCCCGACACGCCCACCCGCACCGCCGACGGCGTGCTGGTCGGCCCGAACGGCATGACGCTCTACACCTTCGCCCGTGACACCGCCAACGCCGGCACCTCGGCCTGCAACGGCCAATGCGCCACCAACTGGCCGCCGCTCGGCGTGGCCGATGCCGCCAAGCCGATGGGCGGCTACACCATCGTCGTGCGTGAAGACGGCAAGAAACAGTGGGCCTACAAGGGCTGGCCGCTGTACTACTGGGCCAAGGACACCAAGGCCGGTGACAAGACCGGCGACGGCGTGGCCAACGGCGCCTGGAAGGTCGCCCGTCCCTGA
- a CDS encoding RNA polymerase sigma factor, which yields MDVRLLIDHIPSLRRYARALTGDAWAADDLVQDTLERACGKWRLWVVGSDLRAWLFTVMHNLFASQVRRRPPPHAVVPLDDVAPELLQGGSDPGRDPGLGLDLQRCLMQLPEEQRAVLLLVTLEDLSYAEVAKVLGIPIGTVMSRLSRARHRLQELMDGAAAPSRPGLRRLK from the coding sequence ATGGACGTCCGCCTGCTGATCGACCACATCCCGAGCTTGCGCCGCTATGCGCGCGCGCTGACGGGCGATGCCTGGGCGGCCGACGACCTGGTGCAGGACACGCTCGAGCGCGCCTGCGGCAAGTGGCGGCTCTGGGTGGTGGGCAGCGACCTGCGCGCCTGGCTCTTCACGGTCATGCACAACCTCTTCGCCAGCCAGGTGCGGCGCCGGCCGCCGCCGCATGCGGTCGTGCCGCTGGACGACGTGGCGCCCGAGCTGCTGCAGGGCGGTTCCGATCCGGGCCGCGACCCGGGCCTCGGGCTCGACCTGCAGCGCTGCCTGATGCAGCTGCCCGAGGAGCAACGCGCCGTGCTGTTGCTGGTGACGCTCGAAGACCTGTCCTACGCCGAGGTGGCAAAAGTGCTCGGCATCCCGATCGGCACCGTGATGTCGCGCCTCTCGCGGGCCCGCCATCGCCTGCAGGAACTGATGGACGGCGCCGCCGCGCCCAGCCGCCCTGGCCTGCGCCGCCTCAAGTGA
- the guaB gene encoding IMP dehydrogenase: protein MRLLGKALTFDDVLLVPAFSQVLPKDTSLATKFSRNITLNLPLVSAAMDTVTEARLAIAIAQEGGIGIVHKNLTAQQQAAEVARVKRYESGVLRDPVVITPTHSVRQVMALSDQLGISGFPVIDAGKVVGIVTGRDLRFENRYDVPVSEIMTQRDRLITVPDGTTLAEAKALLNKHKLERLLVINSDWELKGLITVKDITKQTSFPNAARDASGRLRVGAAVGVGDGTEERVEALVKAGVDAIVVDTAHGHSAGVIERVRWVKKNYPQVDVIGGNIATGDAARALADVGADAVKVGIGPGSICTTRIVAGVGVPQIMAVDSVATALHGTGIPLISDGGVRYSGDIAKAIAAGASTVMMGSMFAGTEEAPGEIVLYQGRSYKSYRGMGSIGAMQQGSADRYFQESTTGNPNTDKLVPEGIEGRVPYKGSIVSIVYQMAGGVRASMGYCGCATIEDMQNKAEFVEITTAGIRESHVHDVQITKEAPNYRAE from the coding sequence ATGCGCCTTCTAGGCAAAGCGCTCACCTTCGACGACGTGTTGTTGGTGCCAGCATTCTCCCAAGTCCTGCCCAAGGACACGTCCCTCGCCACCAAGTTCTCCCGCAACATCACGTTGAACCTGCCGCTCGTCTCTGCGGCCATGGACACCGTGACCGAAGCCCGCCTCGCGATCGCCATCGCGCAGGAAGGCGGCATCGGGATCGTGCACAAGAACCTCACCGCGCAACAGCAGGCCGCCGAAGTGGCCCGCGTGAAGCGCTATGAGTCGGGTGTTCTGCGAGACCCGGTGGTGATCACGCCGACGCACTCCGTGCGCCAGGTGATGGCACTGTCCGACCAGCTCGGCATCTCGGGTTTCCCGGTGATCGACGCCGGCAAGGTCGTCGGCATCGTCACGGGGCGCGACCTGCGCTTCGAAAACCGCTACGACGTGCCCGTCAGCGAAATCATGACGCAGCGCGACCGGCTCATCACCGTGCCTGACGGCACCACGCTGGCCGAAGCCAAGGCGCTGCTGAACAAGCACAAACTCGAGCGCCTGCTCGTCATCAACAGCGACTGGGAGCTCAAGGGCCTCATCACTGTCAAGGACATCACCAAGCAGACCAGCTTCCCCAACGCCGCACGCGACGCCAGTGGCCGCCTGCGCGTGGGCGCGGCGGTCGGCGTGGGTGACGGCACCGAAGAGCGCGTCGAAGCCCTCGTGAAGGCCGGCGTCGACGCCATCGTGGTCGACACCGCGCACGGCCACAGCGCCGGCGTGATCGAGCGCGTGCGCTGGGTCAAGAAGAACTACCCGCAGGTCGACGTCATCGGCGGCAACATCGCCACCGGCGACGCGGCGCGTGCGCTGGCCGACGTCGGCGCCGACGCGGTCAAGGTCGGCATCGGCCCGGGCTCCATCTGTACCACCCGCATCGTGGCCGGCGTGGGCGTGCCGCAGATCATGGCGGTCGACAGCGTCGCCACCGCACTGCACGGCACGGGCATTCCGCTGATCTCCGACGGCGGCGTGCGCTACTCGGGCGACATCGCCAAGGCGATTGCCGCCGGTGCCAGCACCGTCATGATGGGCAGCATGTTCGCCGGCACCGAAGAGGCACCGGGCGAAATCGTGCTGTACCAGGGCCGCAGCTACAAGAGCTACCGCGGCATGGGCTCCATCGGTGCGATGCAACAGGGCAGTGCCGACCGGTACTTCCAGGAATCGACCACCGGCAACCCCAACACCGACAAGCTCGTGCCCGAAGGCATCGAAGGCCGCGTGCCCTACAAGGGCTCGATCGTCTCCATCGTCTACCAGATGGCCGGCGGCGTGCGTGCCAGCATGGGCTACTGCGGCTGCGCGACCATCGAGGACATGCAGAACAAGGCCGAGTTCGTCGAGATCACCACGGCCGGCATCCGTGAGAGCCACGTCCATGACGTGCAGATCACCAAGGAAGCGCCGAACTACCGCGCAGAGTAA
- the typA gene encoding translational GTPase TypA, with amino-acid sequence MSTKQIRNIAIIAHVDHGKTTMVDQLLRQSGTFAEHEKVVDTVMDNNAIEKERGITILAKNCAVTWEGTHINIVDTPGHADFGGEVERALSMVDGVVLLIDAQEGPMPQTRFVTKKALALGLKPILVVNKVDKPGANPDKVVNAAFDLFDKLGATDEQLDFPVVYASGINGWSSLEEGAAGEQWGPDMSALFNTILKHVPSQKGDPNAPLQLQISALDFSTFVGRIGVGRISQGTLRPMTDVLVMEGPDGKTVKGRVNQVLTFQGLDRVQSTEAGPGEIVLINGITDIGIGVTVTDKDKPAPLPMLKVDEPTLTMNFCVNTSPLAGREGKFVTSRQIWDRLQKELQHNVALRVSETDEEGIFEVMGRGELHLTILLENMRREGYEMAVSKPRVVFRTVNGEKHEPIELVTADIEETHQGGVMQALGERKGELVNMEPDGRGRVRLEYRIPARGLIGFTNEFLNLTRGSGLISNIFDSYEAHKGEIGSRKNGVLISMDDGEIFTYALGKLDDRGRMFVKANDPVYEGMIVGIHSRDNDLVVNATRTKQLTNFRVSGKEDAIKITPPIDLTLEYGVEFIEDDELVEITPKSVRLRKRFLKESDRKRAGRDTSNG; translated from the coding sequence ATGAGTACCAAGCAAATCCGCAATATCGCCATCATTGCCCACGTGGACCATGGCAAGACCACCATGGTCGACCAGCTGCTGCGCCAGTCGGGCACCTTCGCCGAACACGAGAAGGTCGTCGACACGGTGATGGACAACAACGCCATCGAAAAGGAACGTGGCATCACGATCCTGGCCAAGAACTGCGCCGTGACCTGGGAAGGCACGCACATCAACATCGTCGACACCCCGGGCCACGCGGACTTCGGCGGTGAAGTGGAACGCGCGCTGTCGATGGTCGACGGCGTGGTGCTGCTGATCGACGCGCAGGAAGGCCCGATGCCCCAGACGCGTTTCGTGACCAAGAAGGCACTGGCCCTGGGCCTGAAGCCGATCCTGGTCGTGAACAAGGTCGACAAGCCGGGTGCCAACCCCGACAAGGTCGTCAACGCCGCTTTCGATCTGTTCGACAAGCTCGGCGCGACCGACGAACAGCTCGACTTCCCCGTGGTGTACGCCTCGGGCATCAACGGCTGGTCGTCGCTCGAAGAAGGCGCAGCCGGTGAGCAGTGGGGCCCCGACATGTCGGCCCTGTTCAACACCATCCTGAAGCACGTGCCGTCGCAAAAGGGTGACCCGAACGCGCCGCTGCAGCTGCAGATTTCCGCGCTCGACTTCTCGACCTTCGTCGGCCGCATCGGCGTGGGCCGCATCAGCCAGGGCACGCTGCGTCCCATGACCGACGTGCTGGTCATGGAAGGTCCGGACGGCAAGACCGTCAAGGGCCGCGTCAACCAGGTGCTGACCTTCCAGGGCCTGGACCGCGTGCAATCGACCGAAGCCGGCCCCGGCGAAATCGTGCTGATCAACGGCATCACCGACATCGGCATCGGCGTCACCGTGACCGACAAGGACAAGCCTGCGCCGCTGCCCATGCTCAAGGTCGACGAACCGACCCTGACCATGAACTTCTGCGTGAACACCAGCCCGCTGGCTGGCCGCGAAGGCAAGTTCGTCACCAGCCGCCAGATCTGGGACCGCCTGCAAAAGGAGCTGCAGCACAACGTGGCACTGCGCGTGAGCGAGACCGACGAAGAAGGCATCTTCGAAGTCATGGGCCGCGGCGAACTGCACCTGACCATCCTGCTGGAAAACATGCGCCGCGAAGGCTATGAAATGGCCGTGTCGAAGCCGCGCGTGGTGTTCCGCACCGTGAACGGCGAGAAGCACGAGCCCATCGAATTGGTCACGGCCGACATCGAGGAAACCCACCAGGGCGGCGTGATGCAGGCATTGGGCGAGCGCAAGGGCGAGCTGGTCAACATGGAACCGGACGGCCGCGGCCGCGTGCGCCTGGAGTACCGCATTCCGGCGCGTGGCCTGATCGGCTTCACGAACGAATTCCTGAATCTGACGCGCGGCTCGGGCCTCATCAGCAACATCTTCGACAGCTACGAAGCCCACAAGGGCGAGATCGGCAGCCGCAAGAACGGCGTGCTGATCTCGATGGACGACGGTGAAATCTTCACCTACGCGCTGGGCAAGCTGGACGACCGCGGCCGCATGTTCGTGAAGGCGAACGATCCGGTGTACGAAGGCATGATCGTCGGCATCCACAGCCGCGACAACGACCTCGTGGTGAACGCCACGCGCACCAAGCAGCTGACCAACTTCCGCGTGAGCGGCAAGGAAGACGCGATCAAGATCACGCCCCCGATCGACCTCACGCTGGAATACGGCGTCGAGTTCATCGAGGACGACGAGCTGGTCGAAATCACGCCCAAGAGCGTGCGCCTGCGCAAGCGTTTCCTGAAGGAAAGCGACCGCAAGCGCGCCGGCCGCGACACGTCGAACGGCTGA